A DNA window from Arachis duranensis cultivar V14167 chromosome 3, aradu.V14167.gnm2.J7QH, whole genome shotgun sequence contains the following coding sequences:
- the LOC107482230 gene encoding uncharacterized protein LOC107482230: MDQARSEDSAEVLDNVVGEGVATDAGDGSELVERDDVVGENGTSDLGLNTELEEEEETRVVKDQETAELQKISDTLCGVEQGTSYSSRNLVSREDVLETCVVIDPPAQIEHVQGKSKAKANESGLSKLAMKAPKAVSETDKNSCAIDINKEFSENLEGEMICRICHLASGQPIEAMMVGTANNETSTDLIQLGCACKDELGIAHSHCAEAWFKLKGNRLCEICGETAKNVSESQVINHSFMEEWNESRFIDGGNSTSTGFFGRCWRGQPFCNFLMACLVIAFVLPWFFRVNMF, translated from the exons ATGGATCAGGCAAGAAGTGAAGACAGTGCTGAGGTGTTGGATAATGTAGTTGGAGAAGGAGTTGCAACTGATGCAGGAGATGGTAGTGAATTGGTTGAGAGAGATGATGTAGTTGGAGAAAATGGAACTTCAGATCTGGGTTTGAATACGGAgctagaggaggaggaggagactCGAGTGGTTAAGGATCAGGAAACAGCTGAGTTGCAAAAAATCAGTGATACATTGTGTGGGGTTGAGCAAGGAACTAGTTATAGCTCAAGAAATTTGGTCAGTAGGGAGGATGTACTTGAGACCTGTGTTGTAATAGATCCTCCTGCTCAGATCGAGCATGTCCAGGGAAAATCGAAAGCAAAAGCCAATGAATCAGGGTTGAGCAAGCTAGCCATGAAAGCACCAAAGGCAGTGTCTGAGACAGATAAAAATTCATGTGCAATTGATATAAACAAAGAGTTTAGTGAGAACTTGGAAGGTGAAATGATTTGTAGAATTTGTCATCTGGCATCAGGGCAACCAATAGAAGCAATGATGGTTGGGACTGCTAACAATGAAACTAGTACAGATTTGATTCaacttggttgtgcatgtaaGGATGAGCTAGGCATTGCACACAGTCATTGTGCTGAGGCATGGTTCAAGCTTAAAGGAAACAG GTTGTGTGAAATATGTGGTGAGACTGCAAAAAATGTTTCAGAATCACAGGTTATCAATCATTCATTTATGGAAGAGTGGAACGAAAGTAGGTTCATCGACGGTGGTAATAGTACCTCAACCGGCTTCTTTGGAAGATGTTGGCGTGGACAGCCATTCTGTAACTTTTTGATGGCATGCTTGGTAATAGCTTTCGTTCTACCATGGTTCTTCCGTGTAAATATGTTCTAG
- the LOC107482228 gene encoding receptor-like protein 51: MEPSQPIPLLLLLILLFFPSIIISSSSPPLPQTPSPSPKTSPSSSKPSPSPKPSPSSKPSSPSPTSSPLPSPKASTSPSSPSSSSSSSSPLDPKQLRALESLNIPTSKNPCSPTPLHNTTTCDNSKPFRHIISLRLSNCSSYVSLSSTALKSLSPTLQTLHLLNCPHRISGVSLSHLSNLTDLSLSNVQIKASGPYVILAHMNKLKTLTISNANLTGFLPKHVHSNLTHIDLSGNQLKGSIPPSITMLDSLETLNLSSNGFKGEIPSSIGDLISLKNLSLASNSFSGSIPDSISAIPELIHMDLSSNKLNGTIPKFISEMKSLKYLNLANNNFRGVVPFNSSFMKRLQVIKVGGNSDLCYNHTILSSKLKLGIAPCDKYGMPMSPPPSKDSSSSEDDSSDDDYDDDDDTSHKKGHHHGPNKVVLGVAIALSSIVFLIVFLILCSKCCR, from the coding sequence ATGGAACCATCACAACCAATTCCgttacttcttcttctcattctcCTGTTTTTCCCCTCCATTATCATCTCATCATCCTCTCCACCACTCCCTCAAACACCCTCACCTTCCCCCAAAACTTCACCCTCTTCTTCTAAGCCATCACCTTCCCCCAAACCTTCACCCTCCTCTAAACCATCCTCACCCTCACCCACATCTTCACCATTACCCTCACCAAAGGCATCTACTTCACCTTCATCTCcctcatcctcatcctcatctTCATCACCCCTTGATCCAAAGCAACTGAGGGCACTCGAGTCCCTCAACATCCCAACCTCAAAGAACCCATGTTCCCCAACACCACTTCACAACACAACCACCTGCGACAACTCGAAACCCTTCCGACACATCATCTCCCTCCGCCTCTCAAACTGCTCAAGCTACGTTTCACTCTCATCCACAGCACTCAAATCCCTCTCACCAACACTCCAAACCCTTCACCTCCTCAATTGCCCCCACAGAATCTCCGGCGTCTCCCTCTCCCACCTCTCAAACCTCACcgatctctctctctccaatGTCCAAATCAAGGCCTCAGGTCCCTACGTCATTCTTGCCCACATGAACAAGCTCAAAACTTTAACCATTTCCAATGCTAATCTCACTGGTTTTCTTCCAAAGCACGTCCATTCCAACCTTACCCACATCGATTTGTCCGGTAACCAGCTCAAGGGTAGCATTCCGCCTTCCATTACCATGCTTGATAGCCTCGAAACTTTGAATCTTTCTTCCAATGGGTTCAAGGGTGAGATACCTTCTTCCATTGGTGACTTGATTTCATTGAAAAATCTCTCTTTGGCCTCAAATTCATTCTCTGGGTCAATCCCAGATTCTATATCAGCTATACCAGAGTTGATTCACATGGATCTGAGTTCAAACAAGCTCAACGGTACAATTCCAAAGTTCATATCTGAGATGAAGAGCCTCAAGTACTTGAATCTTGCAAACAACAACTTTCGTGGGGTTGTACCTTTCAACTCCAGTTTCATGAAGAGGTTGCAAGTGATTAAGGTTGGTGGGAACAGCGACTTGTGTTACAATCACACAATTTTGTCTTCAAAATTGAAGCTTGGGATTGCTCCCTGTGATAAGTATGGGATGCCAATGTCTCCTCCACCATCAaaggattcttcttcttctgaggaTGATAGcagtgatgatgattatgatgacgatgatgatacCAGTCACAAGAAAGGGCACCATCATGGTCCTAACAAGGTGGTTCTTGGTGTCGCCATTGCTCTTTCTTCCATTGTTTTCCTCATTGTTTTCCTCATCTTGTGCTCAAAGTGCTGTCGGTGA
- the LOC107482226 gene encoding cellulose synthase A catalytic subunit 8 [UDP-forming] yields the protein MTESGVPLCNICGEQVGLNDNGEVFVACHHCAVPICKDCFQHEINEGHTACLSCGVPYQARTNRNDDDILDEDDDVIMVSEDHSAMDSQPSSSQDVGLHARHLSSVSAVDNEVNDESGKSSWKSRLKSWKGKDKNSKKKKAAPKDENQAPVPPQQHMEDKRPTEGDAAAVAAPLSVVIPISKSKLAPYRIVIIMRLIILGLFFHYRVTNPVESAFPLWLTSIICEIWFAFSWVLDQFPKWCPVNRQTFIDNLSARFEREGEPCQLAAVDFFVSTVDPLKEPPLITANTVLSILAIDYPVDKVSCYVSDDGASMLTFESLVETADFARKWVPFCKKFSIEPRAPEFYFSQKIDYLKDKVQPSFVKERRAIKREYEEYKVRVNAMVAKAQKMPEEGWTMQDGTPWPGNNSRDHPGMIQVFLGRSGAHDTEGNELPRLVYVSREKRPGYQHHKKAGAENALVRVSAVLTNAPFILNLDCDHYVNNSKAVREAMCFLMDPEVGRDVCYVQFPQRFDGIDRSDRYANRNTVFFDVNMKGLDGIQGPVYVGTGCVFNRQALYGYSPPSMPNLPSSSCCCCPSKSNKDVSDICRDAKRAEISAALCNLKEMDNYNEDERSVLLSQTGLEKTFGLSTVFIGSTLMENGGVPESADPAMLIKEAIHVISCGYEEKTDWGKELGWIYGSVTEDILTGFKMQCRGWRSIYCMPLRPAFKGSAPINLSDRLHQVLRWALGSIEIFLSRHCPLWYGCAGGRLKWLQRMAYINTIVYPFTSLPLIAYCTLPAICLLTGKFIIPTLSNVASVLFLGLFLSIIVTSVLELRWSGVTIEDLWRNEQFWVIGGVSAHLFAVFQGLLKMLAGVDTNFTVTAKAAEDTEFGELYIVKWTTLLIPPTTLIIINMVGVVAGFSDALNGGYESWGPLFGKVFFAFWVIFHLYPFLKGLMGRQNRTPTIVVLWSVLLASVFSLIWVKINPFVNKIDDATLADTCVAIDC from the exons ATGACCGAGTCTGGTGTTCCCCTATGCAACATTTGTGGGGAACAAGTGGGGCTTAATGATAATGGGGAAGTGTTTGTGGCTTGTCATCACTGCGCTGTCCCAATTTGCAAGGATTGTTTTCAGCATGAAATCAATGAGGGTCATACGGCTTGCTTGAGCTGTGGTGTTCCTTATCAAG caAGAACAAACCGCAACGATGATGACATTCtcgatgaagatgatgatgttaTAATGGTTTCTGAAGATCACTCCGCAATGGATTCTCAGCCCAGTAGTTCTCAG GATGTTGGACTCCATGCTAGACATCTCAGTTCAGTCTCTGCCGTGGATAATG AAGTAAATGATGAATCTGGCAAGTCAAGCTGGAAAAGCAGATTGAAAAGCTGGAAGGGAAAGGATAAAAatagcaagaagaaaaaggctGCACCTAAGGATGAAAATCAGGCCCCAGTTCCACCACAACAGCATATGGAAGATAAACG GCCAACAGAGGGAGATGCTGCTGCTGTGGCTGCGCCACTTTCAGTAGTGATTCCAATATCAAAATCCAAACTGGCACCATACAGAATTGTGATAATCATGCGACTCATAATCTTGggtcttttctttcattatagGGTTACAAATCCTGTTGAAAGTGCTTTTCCTCTGTGGCTGACATCTATCATCTGTGAGATCTGGTTTGCATTTTCCTGGGTGTTAGATCAGTTCCCAAAATGGTGTCCGGTCAATAGGCAAACTTTTATTGACAACCTGTCTGCAAG GTTTGAAAGAGAGGGTGAACCCTGCCAGCTTGCTGCTGTTGATTTCTTTGTCAGTACAGTGGATCCTCTGAAGGAACCACCATTGATCACAGCTAATACAGTGCTTTCTATCCTTGCCATCGACTACCCTGTAGATAAAGTGTCCTGTTATGTATCAGATGATGGCGCGTCCATGCTCACGTTTGAGTCGCTGGTGGAGACAGCTGACTTTGCAAGAAAGTGGGTGCCATTTTGCAAGAAGTTTTCCATTGAACCACGTGCACCTGAATTTTACTTCTCTCAGAAGATTGACTACCTCAAAGACAAAGTGCAGCCTTCTTTTGTGAAGGAACGTAGAGCAATTAAG AGAGAGTATGAAGAGTATAAAGTACGGGTCAATGCTATGGTAGCAAAGGCTCAGAAAATGCCCGAAGAAGGGTGGACTATGCAAGATGGAACGCCTTGGCCGGGAAATAACTCTCGTGATCATCCTGGCATGATTCAG GTTTTCCTTGGACGCAGCGGTGCTCATGACACTGAAGGAAATGAACTTCCTAGGCTAGTTTATGTTTCCAGAGAGAAAAGACCTGGTTATCAACACCACAAGAAAGCTGGTGCTGAAAATGCACTG GTGAGAGTATCTGCAGTTCTCACAAATGCTCCTTTCATTCTCAATCTTGACTGTGATCACTATGTTAACAACAGCAAAGCAGTTCGGGAAGCAATGTGTTTTCTCATGGACCCAGAAGTTGGTAGAGACGTGTGTTATGTGCAGTTCCCCCAAAGATTTGATGGTATTGATCGTAGTGATCGATATGCCAATCGCAATACAGTTTTCTTTGAT GTTAATATGAAAGGACTTGACGGCATTCAAGGACCAGTGTATGTGGGGACTGGATGTGTTTTCAACCGGCAAGCGCTTTATGGCTATAGCCCACCATCCATGCCGAACTTACCATCTTCATCATGCTGTTGCTGCCCCTCAAAGTCCAACAAAGATGTCTCTGATATTTGCAGAGATGCAAAGAGGGCAGAAATTAGCGCTGCCCTTTGTAATCTCAAGGAGATGGACA ATTATAATGAGGATGAGAGGTCAGTGCTGCTTTCACAAACAGGTCTTGAGAAAACTTTTGGTTTGTCTACTGTTTTCATTGGATCAACACTAATGGAGAATGGCGGGGTTCCTGAATCTGCGGATCCTGCCATGCTGATCAAGGAGGCAATTCATGTTATTAGCTGTGGATATGAAGAGAAGACTGACTGGGGAAAAGAG CTTGGATGGATCTATGGCTCAGTGACAGAGGATATCTTAACAGGGTTCAAGATGCAATGCAGAGGATGGAGGTCAATATACTGCATGCCCTTGAGGCCTGCATTCAAAGGGTCAGCACCTATCAACTTGTCTGATAGGTTGCACCAAGTCCTTCGTTGGGCACTTGGATCAATTGAAATTTTCCTAAGCAGGCACTGTCCCCTCTGGTATGGATGCGCCGGTGGCCGTCTCAAATGGCTGCAGAGAATGGCATATATCAACACCATTGTCTATCCATTCACATCCCTTCCTCTCATTGCTTATTGTACTTTGCCAGCAATTTGTCTTCTCACTGGAAAATTCATCATACCAACG CTTTCGAATGTTGCGAGTGTTCTGTTTCTTGGCCTTTTCCTGTCCATTATAGTGACAAGTGTGCTGGAGCTGCGTTGGAGTGGTGTTACCATCGAAGATTTGTGGCGAAACGAGCAATTCTGGGTGATAGGAGGTGTTTCAGCACATCTGTTTGCAGTGTTCCAAGGACTACTTAAGATGCTGGCTGGTGTTGATACCAACTTCACAGTGACAGCAAAGGCTGCTGAGGACACAGAGTTTGGAGAACTCTACATAGTGAAGTGGACTACACTCTTGATTCCTCCAACAACACTTATCATAATCAACATGGTTGGTGTTGTTGCTGGATTCTCTGATGCACTCAATGGAGGCTATGAGTCTTGGGGACCACTCTTTGGGAAGGTGTTCTTTGCCTTCTGGGTGATTTTCCATTTGTATCCATTCCTAAAGGGTCTCATGGGTCGCCAAAACCGCACTCCAACCATTGTTGTGCTCTGGTCAGTCTTGCTGGCCTCTGTCTTCTCTCTAATTTGGGTTAAGATCAATCCATTTGTCAACAAAATTGACGATGCTACCTTAGCTGATACCTGTGTTGCTATTGATTGTTAA
- the LOC107482227 gene encoding LOW QUALITY PROTEIN: uncharacterized protein LOC107482227 (The sequence of the model RefSeq protein was modified relative to this genomic sequence to represent the inferred CDS: substituted 1 base at 1 genomic stop codon): MAEAGSSEAAATAVADKHSKPRRLKGHKDCTTSCIASRDRPRVIVTSGEDGRVCWFDMRCKDVARLVMDVSVEPVTSLCFKTGETIFFFXMSSPYILCSVLLKATKEWKSLENYNYNKEEINKVVCNLKSSFLAAADDSGEVKIIDIRQPCLYKTLRAGHTSICNTVQFLPWRSYEVISGGLDSLLLIWDFSKGRSHKVVDFGSLEANSSNTGQCVNPAFVYAIAVPEVDMLDKSDKICAVARGDGVVSVINIESEIAANRSKSSSNSRKGSQSRSKDGASSSSNVDAGQNGNRRLHLDYTLGGHTAAVSCLEFSLFGERGKFIISGGNDQLVKVWNWSSYRDSGIGDNSDILNSTINVGHKVNSLCTVPADTDNLVVCDTSKSVKVYSVT, translated from the exons ATGGCGGAGGCGGGGTCATCGGAGGCAGCTGCAACGGCGGTGGCAGATAAGCATAGTAAGCCTCGGCGGCTGAAAGGACACAAGGACTGCACTACCTCCTGTATTGCCTCACGTGACAGGCCACGTGTCATCGTCACCTCCGGCGAG GATGGTCGTGTTTGCTGGTTTGACATGCGGTGCAAAGATGTGGCGAGACTGGTTATGGATGTTAGCGTGGAACCCGTCACTTCCTTGTGTTTCAAGACTGGTGAGaccattttcttcttttaaatgtC TAGTCCCTATATATTATGTTCTGTCCTACTGAAGGCCACCAAAGAATGGAAGTCACTGGAgaattataattataacaaaGAGGAGATAAACAAG GTTGTATGCAACTTGAAGTCCTCGTTTCTTGCTGCAGCTGATGATAGTGGTGAGGTGAAG ATTATTGACATTCGCCAGCCATGCCTCTATAAAACTCTACGAGCCGGTCATACATCT ATATGTAACACGGTGCAATTTCTTCCTTGGAGATCGTATGAAG TAATTAGTGGAGGTCTTGATTCTTTGCTATTGATTTGGGACTTCTCCAAAGGGCGATCACACAAAGTTGTGGATTTTG GTTCACTTGAGGCAAACAGTAGCAACACTGGCCAGTGTGTCAATCCTGCTTTTGTTTATGCAATAGCTGTTCCAGAAGTTGACATGCTAGATAAATCAGATAAGATCTGTGCTGTTGCAAGGGGAGATGGAGTTGTTAGTGTGATTAATATTGAGTCTGAAATTGCTGCTAATAGGTCAAAGAGCTCTTCAAATTCACGAAAAGGATCTCAATCAAGATCAAAGGATGGTGCCAGTTCAAGTAGTAATGTGGATGCAGGTCAAAACGGAAATAGGAGGTTGCATTTGGATTACACTTTGGGTGGCCATACTGCAGCTGTTTCTTGCCT GGAATTTTCATTGTTTGGGGAAAGAGGGAAGTTCATAATATCCGGAGGAAATGATCAGTTGGTGAAGGTATGGAATTGGTCCAGTTATCGTGATTCTGGAATAGGCGACAACAGTGATATCCTAAACTCTACCATCAATGTAGGCCATAAA GTCAATTCACTGTGTACCGTCCCAGCAGATACAGACAACCTTGTCGTGTGTGACACATCTAAATCAGTAAAGGTCTATTCCGTAACTTAG
- the LOC107482170 gene encoding WAT1-related protein At3g30340, with the protein MKTSEEWKPFMVMIAIDFSSTIVNILLKKVLEEGMDHLVFITYRLSISTIFLVPISYFWERNGRPRLTFRILCYLFFSAIVGASVTQYFFLLGIQYTSATFACAFVNMVPVITFIMALPFGLETLNIKCNSGKAKILGTLVCVGGALLLTLYKGKPLFDVSHYESAAASTGMRSAMKQRSSPPTRIIEKWTIGVIALILGTLFWSSWFILQSTIGKLYPCRYSSTAIMTLFGAIQSAILALSTGRDLSMWIPNGRIQILTVLYSGMVGSGLCYVGMSWCVKKRGPVFTAAFSPLVQIMSAMIDIPVLHEQLHLGSVLGSMLVMVGLYILLWGKSKDNQNGVTNLVEEGGNKEQVPPPQTTQHVAITCDTRSN; encoded by the exons ATGAAGACTTCTGAGGAATGGAAACCTTTTATGGTAATGATAGCAATTGATTTTTCTTCCACCATAGTGAACATTCTTCTAAAGAAAGTTCTTGAGGAAGGGATGGACCATTTGGTGTTTATCACATACCGTTTGTCAATTTCAACCATTTTCCTAGTCCCTATCAGCTACTTTTGGGAAAG AAACGGAAGACCAAGGCTCACATTTAGAATTTTGTGTTACCTTTTCTTCAGTGCCATTGTTGG GGCATCAGTCACACagtacttcttccttcttgggATCCAATACACCTCTGCTACCTTTGCTTGTGCCTTTGTCAATATGGTACCTGTGATCACATTCATTATGGCATTGCCATTTGG ATTAGAGACTCTGAACATCAAATGTAACAGTGGGAAAGCCAAGATTCTTGGTACACTGGTGTGTGTAGGAGGGGCATTGTTGTTGACACTTTATAAAGGAAAGCCCTTGTTTGATGTTTCTCACTATGAGTCTGCAGCAGCATCAACAGGCATGAGATCTGCAATGAAGCAACGTTCTTCTCCACCTACTAGAATCATTGAGAAATGGACCATTGGTGTAATAGCTTTGATTCTGGGAACACTGTTTTGGtcttcatggtttatcttgcaATCAACTATAGGGAAGCTTTATCCATGCCGGTATTCTAGCACAGCCATCATGACTTTGTTTGGAGCCATTCAATCAGCCATCCTTGCTTTGTCCACTGGCAGAGACTTGTCCATGTGGATCCCCAATGGCAGGATACAAATACTCACTGTTCTCTATTCT GGCATGGTTGGGTCAGGGTTGTGCTATGTGGGGATGTCATGGTGTGTTAAAAAGAGGGGTCCTGTGTTTACTGCAGCATTTAGCCCTCTTGTTCAGATAATGTCAGCCATGATTGATATCCCAGTCTTGCATGAGCAGCTCCATCTTGGAAG TGTGTTGGGATCCATGCTGGTAATGGTGGGATTGTATATTCTTCTGTGGGGTAAGAGCAAGGATAATCAGAATGGTGTGACAAATTTAGTAGAAGAAGGTGGAAACAAGGAACAAGTCCCTCCCCCACAAACAACACAACATGTTGCTATAACCTGCGATACACGCTCCAACTGA